In a single window of the Orbaceae bacterium lpD04 genome:
- the yccS gene encoding YccS family putative transporter yields MNTLRSSLRQVFYHSNVLYSMRILISLAGTTFIPWYFGEIKAVIPLTLGVVAAALSEIDTRLLYRLINLIFTLACFALAAFSVQLLFPYPIIFIIGLVSSTFLFTMLGALGQRYGVIAFGSLLIAAYTMLGHKMYDDFYSQPIYLLVGAIWYNLISFIESILQPIRTTQQNLAVLFFKLGQYLDAKAALFDPDESNGFKSQLSSLTLANNQLIDALNQTKHSLFNRLKSYRGQTYIRNMLNYYFVAQDIHERASATHVAYKTLCQEFKHSDILFRFARILNLQAKACNTLAISIKYNQIYHHNPAFEKYFSYLEEAITNSQGDRKLINALTHLLKNLQNIDLLLSNINNEQQLSSQYTQRQLIDNNLGGIKDSWQQIKQNLSIKSPLFRHAVRMSLVFSIGYIIIQITNMQHGYWIILTSLFVCQPNYSTTKFRLKLRVLGTIAGIAIGIPLTFLLPNIEAQLLLIILSGWLFFLFKNSQYAYATAFITLLVFFSFGLIGESSLTVAILRIIATVIGCIIAWLAVSFIWPDWKFRNLGKLIKRACNDDSHYLALIGSQYLSGKSNDAQYRLIRRSVHENNADLSALISIMTKEPHIDQQFTDQAFRFLTLNHSLISYISTLAAHRDKTITDGTLTLFDDTSVFIINVLNEQQKIDQHLVLLRQVISDTLDKQTHDIDNNDSIILQQLLLILDILPEMLQLIEQLSKNNN; encoded by the coding sequence GTGAATACTTTACGTTCGTCATTAAGACAAGTTTTTTATCATAGCAATGTACTTTATAGTATGCGCATTTTAATTAGTCTTGCTGGAACTACCTTTATTCCTTGGTATTTTGGTGAGATTAAGGCGGTGATCCCATTAACACTCGGCGTTGTTGCCGCAGCATTAAGCGAGATTGATACACGTTTACTCTATCGCTTAATCAATCTAATTTTCACATTAGCTTGCTTTGCATTAGCAGCCTTTTCTGTTCAATTATTATTTCCCTACCCTATTATTTTTATTATAGGCCTCGTTTCATCAACGTTTCTTTTTACGATGCTTGGTGCTTTAGGTCAACGTTATGGCGTGATTGCTTTTGGCTCATTGCTCATTGCTGCCTATACCATGCTTGGCCATAAAATGTATGATGACTTTTATTCGCAGCCTATATACTTATTAGTTGGAGCAATTTGGTATAATTTGATCTCTTTTATTGAATCAATATTGCAACCAATAAGAACAACACAACAAAACTTAGCAGTATTATTTTTTAAACTTGGCCAATACTTAGATGCAAAAGCGGCTTTGTTCGATCCAGATGAAAGTAATGGTTTTAAAAGCCAATTATCAAGTTTGACACTTGCAAATAACCAACTTATTGATGCCTTAAATCAAACGAAGCATTCACTATTTAATCGGTTAAAAAGTTATCGTGGTCAAACTTATATCCGTAATATGCTCAATTACTATTTTGTCGCTCAAGATATTCATGAACGAGCAAGTGCCACTCACGTTGCTTATAAAACGCTTTGTCAGGAGTTTAAACACAGTGATATTTTATTTCGCTTCGCTCGTATTTTAAACTTACAAGCAAAAGCCTGTAATACCCTTGCAATTAGCATTAAGTATAACCAAATTTATCATCATAATCCGGCATTTGAGAAATATTTTAGCTACTTAGAAGAAGCTATTACAAATAGCCAAGGCGATCGTAAACTCATTAACGCCCTTACCCATTTATTAAAGAATCTGCAAAATATTGATTTGCTTTTATCAAATATCAACAATGAACAGCAACTCTCGAGCCAATATACGCAAAGACAACTCATTGATAACAACTTAGGTGGTATAAAAGACAGTTGGCAACAAATTAAACAAAATTTATCGATTAAATCGCCGCTATTTCGTCATGCTGTGCGTATGAGTTTAGTCTTCTCAATTGGATATATTATTATTCAAATAACAAATATGCAGCATGGCTATTGGATTATTTTAACCAGCTTATTTGTCTGCCAACCGAACTATTCAACCACTAAATTTCGGCTAAAATTAAGGGTACTTGGTACGATTGCAGGTATTGCAATAGGTATTCCTCTTACATTTTTATTACCTAACATTGAAGCACAATTATTACTTATTATTTTAAGTGGTTGGTTATTTTTTCTATTTAAAAACTCTCAATATGCCTATGCTACAGCATTTATTACTTTACTGGTGTTTTTTAGTTTTGGACTTATTGGCGAAAGTAGCTTAACAGTTGCTATCTTGAGAATTATTGCAACGGTTATTGGCTGCATTATTGCTTGGCTTGCGGTCAGTTTTATTTGGCCTGATTGGAAGTTTCGAAATTTAGGTAAACTCATAAAACGGGCATGTAATGATGATAGTCATTATCTTGCCTTAATAGGAAGCCAATATCTTTCAGGTAAAAGCAACGATGCTCAGTATCGATTAATTAGGCGCAGTGTTCATGAAAATAATGCTGACTTATCGGCGCTGATTAGTATTATGACCAAAGAGCCCCATATTGATCAGCAATTTACCGATCAAGCCTTTCGTTTTCTAACCTTAAATCACAGTTTAATTAGCTATATTTCAACACTTGCAGCTCACCGAGATAAAACAATAACAGATGGAACATTAACGTTGTTTGATGATACGTCAGTTTTTATTATTAATGTCTTAAATGAGCAACAAAAAATTGATCAGCACTTAGTCTTACTTCGTCAAGTTATTAGCGATACGTTAGATAAACAAACTCATGATATCGATAATAATGACTCAATTATTTTGCAACAACTATTACTGATATTAGATATTTTACCTGAGATGTTACAGTTAATTGAGCAACTAAGTAAAAATAATAATTAA
- the dinB gene encoding DNA polymerase IV: MNLVKKIIHIDMDCFYAAVEMRDNPRYRNLPIAVGGDPRKRGVVATANYLARQYGIHSAMPMAQAIKLCPHLKVVAGRHHIYKDVSKQIHQIFKQYTPLIEALSLDEAYLDVTDCTLFHGSATLIAQDIRQKIAKELNLTASAGIAPLKFLAKIASDMNKPNGQYVIPPDNVQEFIINLPLKKIPGVGKVTEKKLAELGLIYCRDVTRYDLSKLLNQFGKFGRVLYERCQGIDDREVHNDRQRKSVGVERTIASDIYRWEECLPFFDSLYDELEKRLSKVRDDLVIARQGVKFKFHDFQITTQEHIYPKLNKQDLIDQANQIWQDRRKERGIRLIGFHVTLIDPQLDKQLILTF, from the coding sequence ATGAATTTGGTAAAAAAAATTATTCATATTGATATGGATTGCTTTTATGCTGCGGTTGAAATGCGAGATAATCCTCGTTACCGTAACCTACCTATTGCGGTAGGTGGTGATCCTAGAAAAAGGGGGGTAGTTGCTACGGCCAATTACCTTGCTCGTCAGTATGGAATTCATAGCGCCATGCCAATGGCCCAAGCTATCAAATTATGTCCGCATCTTAAAGTTGTAGCTGGTCGTCATCATATTTATAAAGATGTATCTAAACAAATTCATCAAATATTCAAACAATATACCCCATTAATTGAAGCATTATCACTTGATGAGGCTTATCTTGATGTCACTGATTGTACTTTATTTCATGGATCTGCAACGTTAATTGCTCAAGATATTCGGCAAAAGATTGCAAAAGAGCTTAATTTAACCGCATCAGCTGGCATTGCACCATTAAAATTTTTGGCTAAAATTGCTTCTGATATGAATAAACCTAATGGCCAATATGTTATACCGCCTGATAATGTACAAGAGTTTATTATTAATTTACCACTAAAGAAAATCCCTGGGGTTGGTAAAGTAACAGAAAAAAAATTAGCTGAATTAGGATTAATTTATTGTCGAGATGTCACTCGATATGATTTAAGCAAACTCTTAAATCAGTTTGGTAAATTTGGGCGAGTATTGTATGAACGTTGTCAGGGGATTGATGATCGAGAAGTTCATAATGATCGACAACGTAAATCAGTAGGTGTTGAAAGAACGATTGCTAGTGATATTTATCGCTGGGAGGAATGTTTACCTTTTTTCGACTCATTATATGATGAGCTGGAAAAACGATTAAGTAAAGTCAGAGATGATTTAGTCATTGCTAGGCAAGGTGTCAAATTTAAATTTCATGATTTTCAGATAACTACACAAGAACATATATATCCAAAACTTAATAAGCAAGATCTCATAGATCAGGCTAATCAAATCTGGCAAGATAGGCGAAAAGAACGGGGGATTAGATTGATTGGTTTCCATGTGACATTAATCGATCCGCAGCTTGATAAGCAACTTATTTTGACCTTCTAA
- a CDS encoding Grx4 family monothiol glutaredoxin, producing MTTIEKIKKQIGDNPIILYMKGSPKLPSCGFSAQASQILSQCGAPFAYVDILQNPDIRAELPKYADWPTFPQLWVEGELVGGCDIMIEMFQSGELQTLVKETASKYQTA from the coding sequence ATGACAACTATTGAAAAAATTAAAAAGCAGATCGGTGACAACCCGATCATCTTATACATGAAAGGCTCGCCGAAATTACCAAGTTGTGGTTTCTCGGCACAAGCATCACAAATTTTATCGCAATGTGGTGCCCCATTTGCTTACGTTGATATTTTACAAAATCCAGATATTAGAGCCGAGCTGCCTAAATACGCTGATTGGCCAACCTTCCCGCAATTATGGGTTGAAGGCGAATTAGTTGGTGGATGTGATATTATGATTGAGATGTTTCAATCTGGCGAACTGCAAACCTTAGTGAAAGAAACGGCTAGTAAATATCAAACAGCTTAA
- the rnt gene encoding ribonuclease T, with translation MPESTLANKLCDRFRGFYPVVIDIETSGFDNKNNAILEIAAITVKMNHDGWLAIDNKIHFHVNPFEGAILEPSALAFNGIDPSNPLRGAVSELTAIDEIFKMVRQGIKDNNCNRAVIVAHNAHFDHGFLMAAAERCKIKRNPFHPFATFDTASLAGLIYGQTVLAKACETAKIPFDHKEAHSALYDTEKTAVLFCEMVNRFKSLGGWPLTEENNHS, from the coding sequence GTGCCTGAATCTACTTTAGCAAACAAATTATGCGACCGCTTTCGCGGTTTTTACCCGGTTGTAATTGATATTGAAACGTCTGGTTTTGATAATAAAAACAATGCAATACTTGAAATAGCTGCGATCACAGTGAAAATGAATCATGATGGTTGGCTCGCTATAGATAACAAAATTCATTTTCATGTCAATCCATTTGAAGGGGCAATACTTGAACCCTCTGCATTGGCTTTTAATGGTATCGATCCATCAAATCCACTACGTGGCGCTGTATCAGAATTAACGGCGATAGATGAAATTTTTAAAATGGTGCGTCAAGGCATTAAAGATAATAATTGTAATCGCGCGGTTATCGTTGCCCATAATGCCCATTTTGATCATGGTTTTTTAATGGCCGCAGCAGAGCGATGTAAAATCAAACGTAATCCATTTCACCCTTTTGCAACCTTTGATACCGCCTCATTAGCGGGATTAATTTATGGGCAAACCGTGCTAGCTAAAGCTTGCGAAACGGCGAAGATCCCATTTGATCACAAAGAGGCGCATTCAGCGCTGTATGATACCGAAAAAACTGCTGTCTTATTTTGTGAAATGGTTAATCGGTTTAAATCACTCGGTGGTTGGCCTCTGACCGAAGAAAATAATCATTCTTAA